A genomic segment from Drosophila miranda strain MSH22 chromosome 3, D.miranda_PacBio2.1, whole genome shotgun sequence encodes:
- the LOC108160037 gene encoding beta-glucuronidase isoform X3 — protein sequence MGLWRFLKSLILINKEVPQSRGMLYPRESETREVRSLDGIWNFVRSDQTNPTQGVREEWYGKDLSKSRPTIPMPVPASYNDITTDNLRDHVGTVWYDRKFFAPRSWAMDQRVWLRFGSVHYEAYVWVNGQKVVKHEIGHLPFEAEVTHLLNYGAENRITVMCDNALIQTTVPQGRITELPNDDGMTIVQSYTFDFFNYAGIHRSVHLYTTPKTFIEEVVITTNLSKDNVGGEVIYSVKFNGSAVNEADNSLYVRAQLYDREGKLVANGTSDEELCGSLQVDNVNPWWPYLMHPEPGYLYQLEVKLHASNDELLDVYRLKVGVRTLSWSNATFQINGRPVYFRGFGRHEDADVRGKGLDNALMVRDFNLLKWIGANAYRTSHYPYSEESMQFADEHGIMIVDECPSVDAENYNQELLGKHKSSLEQLIHRDRNHPSVVMWSIANEPRTREMNADSYFQLVANLTRSLDKTRPITAAIATPWTDDKAGRFLDIISFNRYNAWYSNTGRLDMVTKKVVEEAVAWNKHYNKPVIMAEYGADTLEGLHLQPAYVWSEEFQTEVFARHFKAFDILRKKGWFIGEFVWNFADFKTAQSYTRVGGNKKGVFTRARQPKASAHLLRKRYFALARELDDSSFPEDLFTYIADMGKVENT from the exons ATGGGATTGTGGAGATTTCTGAAAT CTCTGATTCTGATCAACAAGGAAGTGCCACAGTCGCGCGGAATGCTTTATCCTCGGGAGTCGGAGACGCGGGAGGTGCGTTCCCTGGACGGAATCTGGAACTTTGTGCGCTCCGACCAGACGAACCCAACGCAGGGTGTGCGTGAAGAGTGGTACGGCAAGGACCTGAGCAAGAGCAGGCCCACCATTCCGATGCCCGTGCCCGCTTCCTACAATGATATAACCACCGACAATCTGCGCGACCACGTGGGCACCGTGTGGTACGACCGCAAGTTCTTTGCCCCACGCTCCTGGGCCATGGATCAGCGGGTCTGGCTGAGATTCGGGAGCGTCCACTACGAGGCCTATGTG TGGGTCAACGGCCAGAAGGTGGTCAAGCACGAGATCGGGCACCTGCCGTTTGAGGCGGAGGTCACGCATCTGCTGAACTACGGCGCAGAGAACCGCATCACGGTGATGTGCGATAACGCACTGATACAGACTACTGTGCCACAGGGTAGGATAACAGAGCTGCCCAACGACGACGGCATGACGATAGTCCAGAGCTACACGTTTGACTTCTTCAACTATGCCGGAATCCATCGCTCCGTCCACCTGTACACCACGCCCAAGACGTTCATCGAGGAGGTAGTGATAACCACAAACCTGTCCAAGGACAATGTCG GTGGGGAAGTCATCTATAGCGTCAAATTTAATGGAAGCGCCGTTAACGAAGCAGACAATTCCCTGTACGTACGAGCCCAGCTCTACGACCGGGAGGGCAAGTTGGTGGCCAATGGCACCTCGGATGAGGAGCTTTGTGGAAGTCTGCAGGTGGACAATGTGAACCCATGGTGGCCGTATCTCATGCACCCGGAACCGGGCTATCTCTACCAGTTGGAGGTGAAGCTACACGCCTCCAACGATGAGCTACTCGACGTCTATCGCTTGAAGGTGGGCGTTCGCACCCTCAGCTGGAGCAACGCTACATTCCAGATCAACGGCAGGCCGGTCTACTTCCGCGGCTTCGGTCGACACGAGGATGCCGATGTCCGAGGCAAGGGCCTGGACAATGCCCTGATGGTGCGGGACTTCAACCTGCTTAAGTGGATCGGTGCCAATGCCTACCGTACCTCGCACTACCCCTACTCTGAGGAGTCGATGCAGTTTGCGGACGAACACGGGATCATGATTGTTGACGAGTGTCCCAGCGTCGATGCGGA GAACTACAACCAGGAGTTGCTGGGCAAACACAAATCGTCGCTGGAGCAGCTCATCCACCGAGACCGCAACCATCCCAGCGTGGTCATGTGGTCCATAGCCAATGAGCCCCGCACCCGCGAAATGAATGCGGATTCGTACTTCCA ACTTGTTGCCAACCTGACACGGTCCCTCGACAAGACACGGCCAATCACGGCCGCCATTGCCACTCCCTGGACCGATGACAAGGCG GGACGCTTTTTGGATATAATCAGTTTCAATCGCTACAATGCGTGGTACTCCAACACAGGTCGACTGGACATGGTCACGAAGAAGGTAGTTGAGGAGGCCGTTGCTTGGAACAAACACTACAACAAACCCGTAATCATGGCGGAGTACGGAGCCGATACCCTGGAAGGACTGCACCTG CAACCGGCTTACGTCTGGTCAGAGGAGTTTCAGACAGAGGTATTCGCACGTCACTTCAAGGCGTTCGATATCCTGCGGAAGAAGGGCTGGTTCATCGGCGAGTTTGTATGGAACTTTGCCGACTTCAAGACGGCCCAGA GCTACACCCGCGTAGGCGGCAATAAGAAGGGAGTCTTCACGCGTGCCCGACAGCCGAAAGCCTCGGCTCACCTGCTGCGCAAGCGATACTTTGCCCTTGCCCGGGAACTAGACGATTCCAGCTTCCCGGAAGATCTCTTTACCTACATCGCTGACATGGGCAAGGTAGAGAATACGTAG
- the LOC108160037 gene encoding beta-glucuronidase isoform X4 — MLYPRESETREVRSLDGIWNFVRSDQTNPTQGVREEWYGKDLSKSRPTIPMPVPASYNDITTDNLRDHVGTVWYDRKFFAPRSWAMDQRVWLRFGSVHYEAYVWVNGQKVVKHEIGHLPFEAEVTHLLNYGAENRITVMCDNALIQTTVPQGRITELPNDDGMTIVQSYTFDFFNYAGIHRSVHLYTTPKTFIEEVVITTNLSKDNVGGEVIYSVKFNGSAVNEADNSLYVRAQLYDREGKLVANGTSDEELCGSLQVDNVNPWWPYLMHPEPGYLYQLEVKLHASNDELLDVYRLKVGVRTLSWSNATFQINGRPVYFRGFGRHEDADVRGKGLDNALMVRDFNLLKWIGANAYRTSHYPYSEESMQFADEHGIMIVDECPSVDAENYNQELLGKHKSSLEQLIHRDRNHPSVVMWSIANEPRTREMNADSYFQLVANLTRSLDKTRPITAAIATPWTDDKAGRFLDIISFNRYNAWYSNTGRLDMVTKKVVEEAVAWNKHYNKPVIMAEYGADTLEGLHLQPAYVWSEEFQTEVFARHFKAFDILRKKGWFIGEFVWNFADFKTAQSYTRVGGNKKGVFTRARQPKASAHLLRKRYFALARELDDSSFPEDLFTYIADMGKVENT, encoded by the exons ATGCTTTATCCTCGGGAGTCGGAGACGCGGGAGGTGCGTTCCCTGGACGGAATCTGGAACTTTGTGCGCTCCGACCAGACGAACCCAACGCAGGGTGTGCGTGAAGAGTGGTACGGCAAGGACCTGAGCAAGAGCAGGCCCACCATTCCGATGCCCGTGCCCGCTTCCTACAATGATATAACCACCGACAATCTGCGCGACCACGTGGGCACCGTGTGGTACGACCGCAAGTTCTTTGCCCCACGCTCCTGGGCCATGGATCAGCGGGTCTGGCTGAGATTCGGGAGCGTCCACTACGAGGCCTATGTG TGGGTCAACGGCCAGAAGGTGGTCAAGCACGAGATCGGGCACCTGCCGTTTGAGGCGGAGGTCACGCATCTGCTGAACTACGGCGCAGAGAACCGCATCACGGTGATGTGCGATAACGCACTGATACAGACTACTGTGCCACAGGGTAGGATAACAGAGCTGCCCAACGACGACGGCATGACGATAGTCCAGAGCTACACGTTTGACTTCTTCAACTATGCCGGAATCCATCGCTCCGTCCACCTGTACACCACGCCCAAGACGTTCATCGAGGAGGTAGTGATAACCACAAACCTGTCCAAGGACAATGTCG GTGGGGAAGTCATCTATAGCGTCAAATTTAATGGAAGCGCCGTTAACGAAGCAGACAATTCCCTGTACGTACGAGCCCAGCTCTACGACCGGGAGGGCAAGTTGGTGGCCAATGGCACCTCGGATGAGGAGCTTTGTGGAAGTCTGCAGGTGGACAATGTGAACCCATGGTGGCCGTATCTCATGCACCCGGAACCGGGCTATCTCTACCAGTTGGAGGTGAAGCTACACGCCTCCAACGATGAGCTACTCGACGTCTATCGCTTGAAGGTGGGCGTTCGCACCCTCAGCTGGAGCAACGCTACATTCCAGATCAACGGCAGGCCGGTCTACTTCCGCGGCTTCGGTCGACACGAGGATGCCGATGTCCGAGGCAAGGGCCTGGACAATGCCCTGATGGTGCGGGACTTCAACCTGCTTAAGTGGATCGGTGCCAATGCCTACCGTACCTCGCACTACCCCTACTCTGAGGAGTCGATGCAGTTTGCGGACGAACACGGGATCATGATTGTTGACGAGTGTCCCAGCGTCGATGCGGA GAACTACAACCAGGAGTTGCTGGGCAAACACAAATCGTCGCTGGAGCAGCTCATCCACCGAGACCGCAACCATCCCAGCGTGGTCATGTGGTCCATAGCCAATGAGCCCCGCACCCGCGAAATGAATGCGGATTCGTACTTCCA ACTTGTTGCCAACCTGACACGGTCCCTCGACAAGACACGGCCAATCACGGCCGCCATTGCCACTCCCTGGACCGATGACAAGGCG GGACGCTTTTTGGATATAATCAGTTTCAATCGCTACAATGCGTGGTACTCCAACACAGGTCGACTGGACATGGTCACGAAGAAGGTAGTTGAGGAGGCCGTTGCTTGGAACAAACACTACAACAAACCCGTAATCATGGCGGAGTACGGAGCCGATACCCTGGAAGGACTGCACCTG CAACCGGCTTACGTCTGGTCAGAGGAGTTTCAGACAGAGGTATTCGCACGTCACTTCAAGGCGTTCGATATCCTGCGGAAGAAGGGCTGGTTCATCGGCGAGTTTGTATGGAACTTTGCCGACTTCAAGACGGCCCAGA GCTACACCCGCGTAGGCGGCAATAAGAAGGGAGTCTTCACGCGTGCCCGACAGCCGAAAGCCTCGGCTCACCTGCTGCGCAAGCGATACTTTGCCCTTGCCCGGGAACTAGACGATTCCAGCTTCCCGGAAGATCTCTTTACCTACATCGCTGACATGGGCAAGGTAGAGAATACGTAG
- the LOC108160037 gene encoding beta-glucuronidase isoform X2 has translation MALWLFSFVSGLVLLHFSIALILINKEVPQSRGMLYPRESETREVRSLDGIWNFVRSDQTNPTQGVREEWYGKDLSKSRPTIPMPVPASYNDITTDNLRDHVGTVWYDRKFFAPRSWAMDQRVWLRFGSVHYEAYVWVNGQKVVKHEIGHLPFEAEVTHLLNYGAENRITVMCDNALIQTTVPQGRITELPNDDGMTIVQSYTFDFFNYAGIHRSVHLYTTPKTFIEEVVITTNLSKDNVGGEVIYSVKFNGSAVNEADNSLYVRAQLYDREGKLVANGTSDEELCGSLQVDNVNPWWPYLMHPEPGYLYQLEVKLHASNDELLDVYRLKVGVRTLSWSNATFQINGRPVYFRGFGRHEDADVRGKGLDNALMVRDFNLLKWIGANAYRTSHYPYSEESMQFADEHGIMIVDECPSVDAENYNQELLGKHKSSLEQLIHRDRNHPSVVMWSIANEPRTREMNADSYFQLVANLTRSLDKTRPITAAIATPWTDDKAGRFLDIISFNRYNAWYSNTGRLDMVTKKVVEEAVAWNKHYNKPVIMAEYGADTLEGLHLQPAYVWSEEFQTEVFARHFKAFDILRKKGWFIGEFVWNFADFKTAQSYTRVGGNKKGVFTRARQPKASAHLLRKRYFALARELDDSSFPEDLFTYIADMGKVENT, from the exons ATGG CTCTCTGGTTATTCTCATTTGTCTCTGGGCTGGTTTTGCTGCACTTCTCCATAGCTCTGATTCTGATCAACAAGGAAGTGCCACAGTCGCGCGGAATGCTTTATCCTCGGGAGTCGGAGACGCGGGAGGTGCGTTCCCTGGACGGAATCTGGAACTTTGTGCGCTCCGACCAGACGAACCCAACGCAGGGTGTGCGTGAAGAGTGGTACGGCAAGGACCTGAGCAAGAGCAGGCCCACCATTCCGATGCCCGTGCCCGCTTCCTACAATGATATAACCACCGACAATCTGCGCGACCACGTGGGCACCGTGTGGTACGACCGCAAGTTCTTTGCCCCACGCTCCTGGGCCATGGATCAGCGGGTCTGGCTGAGATTCGGGAGCGTCCACTACGAGGCCTATGTG TGGGTCAACGGCCAGAAGGTGGTCAAGCACGAGATCGGGCACCTGCCGTTTGAGGCGGAGGTCACGCATCTGCTGAACTACGGCGCAGAGAACCGCATCACGGTGATGTGCGATAACGCACTGATACAGACTACTGTGCCACAGGGTAGGATAACAGAGCTGCCCAACGACGACGGCATGACGATAGTCCAGAGCTACACGTTTGACTTCTTCAACTATGCCGGAATCCATCGCTCCGTCCACCTGTACACCACGCCCAAGACGTTCATCGAGGAGGTAGTGATAACCACAAACCTGTCCAAGGACAATGTCG GTGGGGAAGTCATCTATAGCGTCAAATTTAATGGAAGCGCCGTTAACGAAGCAGACAATTCCCTGTACGTACGAGCCCAGCTCTACGACCGGGAGGGCAAGTTGGTGGCCAATGGCACCTCGGATGAGGAGCTTTGTGGAAGTCTGCAGGTGGACAATGTGAACCCATGGTGGCCGTATCTCATGCACCCGGAACCGGGCTATCTCTACCAGTTGGAGGTGAAGCTACACGCCTCCAACGATGAGCTACTCGACGTCTATCGCTTGAAGGTGGGCGTTCGCACCCTCAGCTGGAGCAACGCTACATTCCAGATCAACGGCAGGCCGGTCTACTTCCGCGGCTTCGGTCGACACGAGGATGCCGATGTCCGAGGCAAGGGCCTGGACAATGCCCTGATGGTGCGGGACTTCAACCTGCTTAAGTGGATCGGTGCCAATGCCTACCGTACCTCGCACTACCCCTACTCTGAGGAGTCGATGCAGTTTGCGGACGAACACGGGATCATGATTGTTGACGAGTGTCCCAGCGTCGATGCGGA GAACTACAACCAGGAGTTGCTGGGCAAACACAAATCGTCGCTGGAGCAGCTCATCCACCGAGACCGCAACCATCCCAGCGTGGTCATGTGGTCCATAGCCAATGAGCCCCGCACCCGCGAAATGAATGCGGATTCGTACTTCCA ACTTGTTGCCAACCTGACACGGTCCCTCGACAAGACACGGCCAATCACGGCCGCCATTGCCACTCCCTGGACCGATGACAAGGCG GGACGCTTTTTGGATATAATCAGTTTCAATCGCTACAATGCGTGGTACTCCAACACAGGTCGACTGGACATGGTCACGAAGAAGGTAGTTGAGGAGGCCGTTGCTTGGAACAAACACTACAACAAACCCGTAATCATGGCGGAGTACGGAGCCGATACCCTGGAAGGACTGCACCTG CAACCGGCTTACGTCTGGTCAGAGGAGTTTCAGACAGAGGTATTCGCACGTCACTTCAAGGCGTTCGATATCCTGCGGAAGAAGGGCTGGTTCATCGGCGAGTTTGTATGGAACTTTGCCGACTTCAAGACGGCCCAGA GCTACACCCGCGTAGGCGGCAATAAGAAGGGAGTCTTCACGCGTGCCCGACAGCCGAAAGCCTCGGCTCACCTGCTGCGCAAGCGATACTTTGCCCTTGCCCGGGAACTAGACGATTCCAGCTTCCCGGAAGATCTCTTTACCTACATCGCTGACATGGGCAAGGTAGAGAATACGTAG
- the LOC108160037 gene encoding beta-glucuronidase isoform X1, whose translation MLGITPSLLWKISIQMTLWLFSFVSGLVLLHFSIALILINKEVPQSRGMLYPRESETREVRSLDGIWNFVRSDQTNPTQGVREEWYGKDLSKSRPTIPMPVPASYNDITTDNLRDHVGTVWYDRKFFAPRSWAMDQRVWLRFGSVHYEAYVWVNGQKVVKHEIGHLPFEAEVTHLLNYGAENRITVMCDNALIQTTVPQGRITELPNDDGMTIVQSYTFDFFNYAGIHRSVHLYTTPKTFIEEVVITTNLSKDNVGGEVIYSVKFNGSAVNEADNSLYVRAQLYDREGKLVANGTSDEELCGSLQVDNVNPWWPYLMHPEPGYLYQLEVKLHASNDELLDVYRLKVGVRTLSWSNATFQINGRPVYFRGFGRHEDADVRGKGLDNALMVRDFNLLKWIGANAYRTSHYPYSEESMQFADEHGIMIVDECPSVDAENYNQELLGKHKSSLEQLIHRDRNHPSVVMWSIANEPRTREMNADSYFQLVANLTRSLDKTRPITAAIATPWTDDKAGRFLDIISFNRYNAWYSNTGRLDMVTKKVVEEAVAWNKHYNKPVIMAEYGADTLEGLHLQPAYVWSEEFQTEVFARHFKAFDILRKKGWFIGEFVWNFADFKTAQSYTRVGGNKKGVFTRARQPKASAHLLRKRYFALARELDDSSFPEDLFTYIADMGKVENT comes from the exons ATGCTGGGAATAACGCCGTCACTATTGTGGAAGATATCAATTCAAATGA CTCTCTGGTTATTCTCATTTGTCTCTGGGCTGGTTTTGCTGCACTTCTCCATAGCTCTGATTCTGATCAACAAGGAAGTGCCACAGTCGCGCGGAATGCTTTATCCTCGGGAGTCGGAGACGCGGGAGGTGCGTTCCCTGGACGGAATCTGGAACTTTGTGCGCTCCGACCAGACGAACCCAACGCAGGGTGTGCGTGAAGAGTGGTACGGCAAGGACCTGAGCAAGAGCAGGCCCACCATTCCGATGCCCGTGCCCGCTTCCTACAATGATATAACCACCGACAATCTGCGCGACCACGTGGGCACCGTGTGGTACGACCGCAAGTTCTTTGCCCCACGCTCCTGGGCCATGGATCAGCGGGTCTGGCTGAGATTCGGGAGCGTCCACTACGAGGCCTATGTG TGGGTCAACGGCCAGAAGGTGGTCAAGCACGAGATCGGGCACCTGCCGTTTGAGGCGGAGGTCACGCATCTGCTGAACTACGGCGCAGAGAACCGCATCACGGTGATGTGCGATAACGCACTGATACAGACTACTGTGCCACAGGGTAGGATAACAGAGCTGCCCAACGACGACGGCATGACGATAGTCCAGAGCTACACGTTTGACTTCTTCAACTATGCCGGAATCCATCGCTCCGTCCACCTGTACACCACGCCCAAGACGTTCATCGAGGAGGTAGTGATAACCACAAACCTGTCCAAGGACAATGTCG GTGGGGAAGTCATCTATAGCGTCAAATTTAATGGAAGCGCCGTTAACGAAGCAGACAATTCCCTGTACGTACGAGCCCAGCTCTACGACCGGGAGGGCAAGTTGGTGGCCAATGGCACCTCGGATGAGGAGCTTTGTGGAAGTCTGCAGGTGGACAATGTGAACCCATGGTGGCCGTATCTCATGCACCCGGAACCGGGCTATCTCTACCAGTTGGAGGTGAAGCTACACGCCTCCAACGATGAGCTACTCGACGTCTATCGCTTGAAGGTGGGCGTTCGCACCCTCAGCTGGAGCAACGCTACATTCCAGATCAACGGCAGGCCGGTCTACTTCCGCGGCTTCGGTCGACACGAGGATGCCGATGTCCGAGGCAAGGGCCTGGACAATGCCCTGATGGTGCGGGACTTCAACCTGCTTAAGTGGATCGGTGCCAATGCCTACCGTACCTCGCACTACCCCTACTCTGAGGAGTCGATGCAGTTTGCGGACGAACACGGGATCATGATTGTTGACGAGTGTCCCAGCGTCGATGCGGA GAACTACAACCAGGAGTTGCTGGGCAAACACAAATCGTCGCTGGAGCAGCTCATCCACCGAGACCGCAACCATCCCAGCGTGGTCATGTGGTCCATAGCCAATGAGCCCCGCACCCGCGAAATGAATGCGGATTCGTACTTCCA ACTTGTTGCCAACCTGACACGGTCCCTCGACAAGACACGGCCAATCACGGCCGCCATTGCCACTCCCTGGACCGATGACAAGGCG GGACGCTTTTTGGATATAATCAGTTTCAATCGCTACAATGCGTGGTACTCCAACACAGGTCGACTGGACATGGTCACGAAGAAGGTAGTTGAGGAGGCCGTTGCTTGGAACAAACACTACAACAAACCCGTAATCATGGCGGAGTACGGAGCCGATACCCTGGAAGGACTGCACCTG CAACCGGCTTACGTCTGGTCAGAGGAGTTTCAGACAGAGGTATTCGCACGTCACTTCAAGGCGTTCGATATCCTGCGGAAGAAGGGCTGGTTCATCGGCGAGTTTGTATGGAACTTTGCCGACTTCAAGACGGCCCAGA GCTACACCCGCGTAGGCGGCAATAAGAAGGGAGTCTTCACGCGTGCCCGACAGCCGAAAGCCTCGGCTCACCTGCTGCGCAAGCGATACTTTGCCCTTGCCCGGGAACTAGACGATTCCAGCTTCCCGGAAGATCTCTTTACCTACATCGCTGACATGGGCAAGGTAGAGAATACGTAG
- the LOC108160036 gene encoding beta-glucuronidase encodes MQGQAWPWMWLLFGHLLVLAVTGHGENNEHDKTELHPVFLHENWTAPIATTGLLYPRESETREVRSLDGMWRLLMSQPNDPLQGIREKWYENSLQKTGQEILPMPVPASYNDITTDNNLRDHVGTVWYERTFFVPRYWIENRRTWLRFGSVHYAAVVWINGRNAMRHSIGHLPFEAEITNLLNFGGENRITVMCNNRLTNRTVPQGQVSTVKTDNGETPIQSYTFDFFNYAGIHRSVHLYTTPVVHISDIAISTQLSSDQVGRIDYRIWLDGTTEDSTMQPTHVLVQLRDRDGVVAAQQFNRAVYNGTLLVPGPKLWWPYLMHPEPGYLYSLEFELFMSRSDGDDGKELLDAYRLPVGIRTLSWTSTSLLLNEKPLYLRGFGRHEDSDIRGKGLDNALLARDINLIKWVGANAYRTSHYPYSEESMQFADEHGIMVIDECSAVNIDLFEPELLSNHMSALEQLIHRDRNHASVIAWSVANEPRSFKMGALGYFQALVNYTRSIAHGRPLTAAINASPDPPKQCHLAPFLDIVGFNRYNAWYQNSGRTDMIVNLLTEEAQRWHQNFGKPVILFEYGADTMEGLHSLPAYIWSEDYQVALFSQHFKAFDKLRKQKWFIGEFVWNFADFKTAQTYTRVGGNKKGVFTRARQPKEVAHILRWRYFALAKELDRVPVPKHLNVYISSQTGQAHIEL; translated from the exons ATGCAAGGGCAAGCTTGGCCTTGGATGTGGCTTCTGTTCGGCCATCTCCTGGTCCTGGCTGTCACTGGCCACGGAGAAAACAACGAACACGATAAGACGGAGCTGCACCCAGTGTTTCTGCACGAAAATTGGACAGCGCCCATCGCCACCACGGGATTGCTGTATCCACGCGAATCGGAGACGCGGGAGGTGCGCAGCCTGGACGGAATGTGGCGCCTGCTTATGAGCCAACCGAATGATCCGCTCCAGGGGATTCGGGAGAAGTGGTACGAGAACAGTCTGCAGAAGACTGGTCAGGAGATTCTCCCCATGCCAGTTCCGGCCTCCTACAACGACATAACCACGGACAACAACCTGCGCGACCACGTCGGCACCGTCTGGTACGAACGAACTTTCTTCGTACCCCGCTACTGGATAGAAAATCGCCGAACCTGGTTGCGTTTCGGCAGTGTCCACTATGCGGCGGTCGTGTGGATCAACGGGAGAAATGCCATGCGCCACAGCATTGGGCATCTGCCATTTGAGGCGGAGATCACCAACCTCCTGAATTTTGGTGGCGAGAATCGGATCACGGTTATGTGCAACAACCGCCTGACCAACCGCACTGTTCCCCAGGGGCAGGTATCTACAGTGAAGACGGATAATGGCGAGACTCCTATCCAGAGCTACACCTTTGACTTCTTCAACTACGCCGGAATACACCGCTCCGTCCACCTTTACACTACACCCGTGGTCCACATTAGCGATATTGCCATCAGCACGCAACTATCCTCCGACCAAGTGGGACGCATTGACTACCGCATTTGGTTAGATGGCACCACGGAAGATTCTACGATGCAGCCTACGCATGTTCTCGTTCAGCTGCGGGATAGGGATGGAGTTGTAGCGGCCCAGCAGTTCAACCGCGCTGTCTACAATGGAACTCTCCTGGTGCCAGGCCCGAAACTCTGGTGGCCCTACCTTATGCATCCCGAGCCAGGATACCTCTACAGTCTGGAGTTCGAACTATTCATGTCCAGGAGCGACGGCGATGATGGGAAGGAGCTTCTAGACGCCTACAGACTGCCCGTTGGTATCCGCACCCTTAGCTGGACGAGTACGAGCCTGCTCCTGAATGAGAAACCTCTGTACCTCCGAGGATTTGGCCGTCACGAGGATTCTGAT ATTCGGGGCAAGGGTCTGGACAATGCACTCCTCGCACGGGACATTAACCTAATCAAGTGGGTAGGGGCCAACGCCTACCGAACCTCGCATTACCCCTACTCGGAAGAATCGATGCAGTTCGCGGACGAGCATGGGATCATGGTCATAGACGAATGCTCCGCCGTCAACATAGACCTTTTCGAGCCGGAACTGCTGAGCAATCACATGTCCGCGCTGGAACAGCTCATCCACAGGGACCGCAACCACGCTAGTGTCATCGCCTGGTCGGTGGCCAACGAACCGCGCTCCTTCAAGATGGGGGCCCTCGGCTACTTCCA GGCCCTGGTAAATTACACTAGGAGTATAGCCCACGGACGACCTCTAACGGCAGCTATAAATGCCAGTCCCGATCCGCCCAAGCAGTGCCACCTGGCTCCTTTCCTGGACATCGTCGGCTTCAATCGATACAACGCTTGGTACCAGAACTCGGGACGCACGGACATGATCGTCAATCTGCTGACAGAGGAGGCCCAGCGCTGGCACCAGAACTTCGGGAAGCCCGTGATCCTCTTCGAATACGGTGCCGACACCATGGAGGGCCTACACTCG CTCCCAGCCTACATCTGGTCCGAGGACTATCAAGTGGCACTTTTCTCGCAGCACTTTAAGGCTTTTGACAAGCTGCGAAAGCAGAAGTGGTTCATCGGGGAGTTTGTGTGGAACTTTGCCGACTTCAAGACGGCCCAGA CCTACACCCGAGTGGGTGGTAATAAAAAGGGCGTCTTTACGCGTGCCCGACAGCCGAAGGAGGTTGCCCATATTCTGCGCTGGCGGTACTTTGCCCTCGCAAAGGAGTTGGACAGGGTACCCGTGCCTAAGCATCTAAATGTGTACATTTCCAGCCAGACCGGGCAGGCACACATTGAGCTATAG
- the LOC108160039 gene encoding zinc finger HIT domain-containing protein 3 → MECAICAQAPRKYKCNKCMAPYCSVKCYKVHMDSMECTTAQQAASLKKEDSQKIVEEEPTLHAPFPSDDTVPPEKLQELNTCEPLRQLLNNPHLRGLLKQIDVAHNVNLAMTAAMHEPLFLEFADACMQVVEPMSQTERNEYELCS, encoded by the exons ATGGAATGTGCAATTTGCGCGCAAGCCCCAAGGAAATACAAATGCAACAAGTGTATGGCTCCCTA CTGTTCAGTGAAGTGCTACAAGGTTCACATGGACTCTATGGAATGTACGACAGCTCAACAAGCAGCTTCTTTGAAAAAAGAAGACTCACAGAAGATTGTCGAGGAAGAACCCACACTGCATGCCCCCTTCCCCAGCGATGACACTGTGCCGCCAGAGAAGCTGCAGGAGCTAA ATACCTGCGAGCCCCTACGCCAGCTGCTCAACAATCCCCACCTACGGGGTTTGCTCAAACAGATCGACGTGGCGCACAACGTTAATTTGGCCATGACAGCGGCCATGCACGAGCCGCTCTTCCTCGAGTTCGCTGACGCGTGCATGCAGGTCGTGGAGCCCATGTCTCAAACGGAGCGCAACGAATACGAACTATGCTCTTAA